In Thermoanaerobacterium xylanolyticum LX-11, the genomic window TTTAAAAAGTATCTAAAAAATTATTGAAATTTTCTATTATAAATTATTCAAACGATACCATAACAGAATTTTATGCTGCAAATACAAAACAATAATTTCAGGTATTTATACAGAAAATTGCATAAATTAAAATTAATAATTCAATTTGAAATAGTATTGCAATTACCTGTTAAAGGTATTATAATTTAGTTAGATTAAAAAATTTTAATAAATAAAATAAAAGTTTAATCAAATAGGAAGGAGTGCTATTATGAATGATGAATCAAAGAAAAAGCTGACACTGGTGCCTTTAATTTTAATGATCTTTACTTCTGTTTTTGGATTTAACAATATGCCAAGAGCTTTTTATCTTATGGGATACAGCGCAATACCGTGGTACATCATATCAGGTATAACATTTTTCTTGCCTTATGCGTTTATGATGGCGGAATTTGGAGCTGCATTTAAAGAAGAAAGTGGCGGAATATATACGTGGATGGAAAGATCGGTTGGTCCTAAATACGCCTTTGTAGGTACTTTTATGTGGTATGCTTCATATGTTGTATGGATGGTCAGCATTTGTTCAACGATTTTTATAAATATCTCTAATATAATTTTTGGCACAGACAAAACCTCATCTCTCAGATTGTTTGGACTAAATTCGACTCAAGTTATTGGATTATTAGGTATATTGCTTATTATACTAATTACCTATGTAGCGAGTAAAGGTTTAATAATTATAAAAACAGTAGAATTATTAGTTAACAAAAGGACCTAAAGGGATAGAAAATCTCCCGTTTATTTAAGAAAAATACAAAGATTTATAAAATATGTCAATATATTAAAAATAAATGTGAAAATGAAAAGGAGATTTTAATATGAATAAACGTTTAATAAAATTACAAGATTTGCTGAGCCAATACGATTTTGATGGTTATTACATATCAAAACCGGCAAATGTATCTTACATAACCGGTTTTACAGGAGATGATAGTATTGCTATTGTTACAAAAGATAAAGCTTTTTTCATTACAGATTCAAGATATACTGAACAGGCAAAAATTGAGACAGATGGCTTTTCAATAATAGACAATAATCGTGATATGTTTAAAGCGGTAAGCGAATGTATCAATTTGTCTGGAATAAAAAAATTAGGTTTCGAAAGTGGTTATATGACTTATGAAACCTATTCAATGCTAAAAGAAACTTGCAAAATTCAGCTAGAACCACTGAATAACATAATAGAGTCATTTCGTTCTATAAAAGATGAAAAAGAAATTGAAAATATTAAACAAGCTCAAAGGATAGCTGAGAAAGCATTTGAACATATCTTGAGCATTATAAAAGTAGGAATGAAAGAAAAAGATATCGCTGCTGAAATAGAATACTACATGAGAAAAGAGGGTGCAGAAGGTACATCTTTTGATACTATTGTTGCATCAGGATTTAGATCTGCATTACCACATGGCAAAGCATCTGAAAAAACAATAGAAAATGGCGAGTTTGTTACATTTGATTTTGGATGTAAATATAATGGATATTGTTCAGATATGACTAGAACAGTAGTCATAGGTAAAGCTACAGAAGAACAAAAAAAGATATATAATATTGTGTTAAATGCGCAAAGAAATGCCATAGAAAATTTAAAAGCAAATATAAAAGAAAATGAAGGAGATTATCTAGCACGAAGTATCATAGAAAATGAAGGATATGGTGAATATTTCGGACATTCATTAGGTCATGGTGTTGGACTTGAAATACACGAAGCACCATTTATGGCTAAAAATAAGAATGGTATTTTAAAAGTCAATATGGTAGTAACGGTTGAGCCAGGAATATATATACCAAATTTTGGAGGAGTTAGGATTGAAGATATGGTAGTAATAAAAGAAAATAATGTTTTAGATCTTACAAATTCACCAAAAGATTTAATGGAGATTTGATGTTGAGGCTAAAATAGTGAGTTTGAATGACGGATTAATCTAATCAAAGAGGTAAGGTGAAAAGTTTGAGCAAAAAAGTTGCAATTGTATTTACAGGTGGAACTATTGCTATGGCGATGAATAAAGATAAAAATTCTTTTGTTCCAGCATTAACAGGTTATGAAATTATGAAATTGTTTAATAATCATTTTGATGAT contains:
- a CDS encoding amino acid permease, with amino-acid sequence MNDESKKKLTLVPLILMIFTSVFGFNNMPRAFYLMGYSAIPWYIISGITFFLPYAFMMAEFGAAFKEESGGIYTWMERSVGPKYAFVGTFMWYASYVVWMVSICSTIFINISNIIFGTDKTSSLRLFGLNSTQVIGLLGILLIILITYVASKGLIIIKTVELLVNKRT
- a CDS encoding M24 family metallopeptidase; this encodes MNKRLIKLQDLLSQYDFDGYYISKPANVSYITGFTGDDSIAIVTKDKAFFITDSRYTEQAKIETDGFSIIDNNRDMFKAVSECINLSGIKKLGFESGYMTYETYSMLKETCKIQLEPLNNIIESFRSIKDEKEIENIKQAQRIAEKAFEHILSIIKVGMKEKDIAAEIEYYMRKEGAEGTSFDTIVASGFRSALPHGKASEKTIENGEFVTFDFGCKYNGYCSDMTRTVVIGKATEEQKKIYNIVLNAQRNAIENLKANIKENEGDYLARSIIENEGYGEYFGHSLGHGVGLEIHEAPFMAKNKNGILKVNMVVTVEPGIYIPNFGGVRIEDMVVIKENNVLDLTNSPKDLMEI